One Penaeus monodon isolate SGIC_2016 chromosome 37, NSTDA_Pmon_1, whole genome shotgun sequence genomic region harbors:
- the LOC119596163 gene encoding uncharacterized protein LOC119596163 — protein sequence MLRLTAAALVLLVSWRAARGEEETRWCYECGTGVAGEPNCVEFMASGTWTAFWRQCAGDALCVKTVPGWNTTDESRAVRGCTPQRSLRGSKHQDGCWTHPISSFLTCYCSTDLCNAAHAPTPALTPVLFGLVAAYVVVGG from the exons ATGCTGAGACTAACTGCTGCCGCCCTCGTCCTATTGGTGTCCTGGCGGGCGGCGAGAG gagaggaggagacgcgTTGGTGCTACGAGTGCGGGACCGGCGTGGCAGGAGAGCCGAACTGCGTGGAGTTCATGGCGTCGGGAACCTGGACGGCGTTCTGGAGGCAGTGCGCGGGGGACGCCCTCTGCGTCAAGACTGTTCCCGGATGGAACACGACGGACG AGAGCCGGGCCGTGCGCGGCTGCACGCCCCAGCGCAGCCTCCGCGGCAGCAAGCACCAGGACGGATGCTGGACTCACCCCATCTCGTCGTTTCTCACCTGCTACTGCTCCACGGACCTCTGCAACGCCGCCCACGCGCCCACGCCCGCACTCACGCCCGTGCTCTTCGGTCTGGTCGCTGCttatgtggtggtgggtgggtga
- the LOC119596162 gene encoding excitatory amino acid transporter 3-like isoform X2 — protein MDLPRNLFPPNLIQACFETHKTTIVQPVLEPNDSRIEIWEEKYNWTRYDSTLLLPKEEWDIRSEHSRALNIMGLVSFATVLGLALSKLGPKGKALLDFFHSLSDASMVITSWLIWISPVGILFLVASMIIEMEDFSVMLGQLGLYFGTVVLGIFIHGLFVLPTIYTLLTRRLPFRFLANMTQAYITAFATASSSGTLPVTFQCLEEKNKIDPRVTRFVIPIGATINMDGTALYEAVAAIFIAQVRGMSLTIGQIVAISITATAAAIGAAGIPQAGLVTMVMVLDVVGLPAEDITLIIAVDWLLDRFRTLMNVLGDSIGAGLVYELSKKELEKMGNVNANGDLERPSSEIGMDAVESSKM, from the exons CACAAGACGACCATCGTGCAGCCTGTCCTCGAGCCCAACGACTCAA GAATTGAGATCTGGGAGGAGAAATATAACTGGACCCGCTATGACAGCACTCTCT TGCTGCCGAAGGAGGAGTGGGACATCCGGTCCGAGCACTCGCGCGCCCTCAACATCATGGGTCTGGTCAGCTTCGCCACGGTGCTGGGCCTGGCGCTGTCCAAGCTGGGGCCGAAGGGCAAGGCGCTGCTCGATTTCTTCCACTCGCTCTCCGACGCCTCGATGGTCATCACCTCGTGGCTCATCTG GATCTCGCCCGTGGGAATCCTGTTCCTGGTGGCCTCCATGATCATCGAGATGGAGGACTTCAGCGTGATGCTGGGGCAGCTCGGCCTGTACTTCGGCACCGTGGTCCTGGGCATCTTCATCCACGGCCTCTTCGTGCTGCCGACCATCTACACGCTGCTCACGAGGCGCCTGCCCTTCCGATTCTTAGCCAACATGACCCAGGCATACATTACAGCCTTTGCTACCGCCTCCAG TTCAGGAACCCTGCCGGTAACTTTCCAATGCCTTGAGGAGAAGAACAAGATCGACCCCCGAGTGACCCGCTTCGTGATCCCCATCGGGGCCACCATCAACATGGACGGCACCGCCCTGTACGAGGCCGTGGCGGCCATCTTCATCGCGCAAGTCAGGGGCATGTCGCTCACCATCGGCCAGATCGTCGCCATCAG CATCACCGCCACCGCAGCGGCCATCGGAGCAGCCGGCATCCCCCAAGCCGGTCTGGTGACTATGGTGATGGTGCTGGACGTGGTGGGACTCCCGGCCGAGGACATCACACTCATCATCGCCGTGGATTGGTTGTT ggACCGGTTCCGAACCCTGATGAACGTGCTCGGAGACAGCATAGGCGCCGGGCTGGTGTACGAGCTGAGCAAGAAGGAGCTGGAGAAGATGGGGAACGTGAACGCCAACGGGGACCTGGAGCGGCCCTCCAGCGAGATCGGGATGGACGCCGTCGAGTCCAGCAAgatgtga